One part of the Thermococcus sp. genome encodes these proteins:
- a CDS encoding amidohydrolase — MFALLGKLVDYNSVRDGAVIVDGNIIRAVVSPEELKNWGIDEVYGGKDYIITPGFVNAHTHVAMARFRGLGEDLPTEEWLEKIIWPMEKAWSKREIREWAEVGIREALANGSTTINDHYFFADEIARVAEKLGIRAFIGQTVMDEVDFPLASPEEGFRFFKRWEGKSELVKPVFAPHATNTVSEELMREFAELSEETGARVHIHLAQSRAEVEEVKKRYGLSPVGFLKRAGLLNEKLIGVHGVYLGVSDFKALARAGSTLVHCPTSNVKLEAKTVNLRFLLDLGLNVALGNDSPNPTGILDPFLEMRTAGITANLTAGKAHAVTARELFGMATLFGARALGLSAGLIEPGYLADLVLINANKPWFRPRENVYSLLVYSTRGCDVEKVVINGKILEKENFTSS; from the coding sequence ATGTTTGCTTTACTTGGAAAGCTCGTTGATTACAACTCCGTCCGCGACGGCGCTGTTATAGTCGATGGAAACATTATCCGGGCAGTTGTTTCCCCGGAGGAGCTGAAAAACTGGGGAATCGATGAGGTTTACGGCGGGAAAGACTACATTATAACACCCGGATTTGTCAACGCCCACACCCACGTGGCCATGGCAAGGTTCAGGGGTCTGGGCGAGGATTTACCCACCGAAGAGTGGCTTGAAAAAATCATATGGCCCATGGAGAAGGCGTGGAGCAAAAGGGAAATCAGGGAATGGGCGGAGGTCGGTATTAGGGAAGCGCTCGCAAACGGCTCAACCACAATAAACGACCACTACTTCTTTGCCGATGAGATAGCCAGAGTCGCTGAAAAACTCGGGATAAGAGCCTTCATCGGGCAAACGGTTATGGACGAGGTGGACTTCCCCCTCGCCAGTCCGGAGGAAGGCTTCAGGTTCTTTAAACGCTGGGAGGGGAAAAGCGAACTCGTTAAACCCGTGTTTGCCCCCCACGCGACCAACACCGTCTCTGAGGAGCTCATGCGCGAATTTGCCGAGCTTTCGGAGGAAACCGGCGCTAGGGTTCACATACACCTCGCCCAGAGCAGGGCAGAGGTTGAAGAGGTCAAGAAGCGCTATGGCCTTTCGCCGGTTGGTTTTCTGAAAAGGGCCGGCCTCTTGAACGAGAAGCTAATAGGGGTTCACGGCGTTTACCTTGGCGTTTCAGACTTCAAAGCCCTCGCTCGGGCAGGCTCGACGCTCGTCCACTGTCCGACGAGCAACGTCAAGCTTGAGGCGAAGACCGTTAACCTGAGATTCCTCTTGGATTTGGGACTCAACGTTGCCCTCGGCAACGACTCGCCAAACCCAACGGGGATCCTTGACCCTTTCCTTGAGATGAGGACGGCCGGAATAACAGCAAACCTAACGGCCGGAAAAGCTCATGCCGTTACCGCCAGAGAGCTCTTCGGCATGGCGACGCTCTTTGGAGCCAGGGCCCTTGGGCTGAGTGCCGGGCTGATAGAACCGGGCTATCTTGCCGATTTGGTTCTCATAAACGCCAACAAACCGTGGTTCAGGCCGAGGGAGAACGTTTACTCGCTTCTCGTTTACTCCACGAGGGGATGCGACGTCGAAAAGGTTGTGATAAATGGAAAGATTTTGGAAAAGGAAAACTTTACCTCCTCCTGA
- a CDS encoding thiamine ABC transporter substrate-binding protein: protein MRRMVALLLMAVLLVSLTGARPVKAEETLTVYSYDSIEPWMKEIIPIFEKEYGVKVQLVTFGDAGEVLSKLIIEKNNPQADVVVGIDNSYLQKALQAGILIPYKPENAKYIPEWIIKDFDPTFHLTPYDYGAIAIVYKKDVVKNPPKTFEDLTKPEWKGKLIVENPLTSSTGMAFLLWTIGVYGDRWPYYWEKLKQNDVIIVKGWSAGWEMWDKNQAPLFVSYATDPAYAACEENSTNIGAVFLNNTAYVQIEGAGIVKGTKHPKLAQEFINFLISKEAQEKLPTTQWMYPVNKEVKPPACFNYALNVSSAKVISIPAEELAKNTDKWLKEWRELMVEGKKPEEISPTQTSSPSTTTTTTGKGICGPGLIVGLAIVPLILRRR from the coding sequence ATGAGGAGAATGGTGGCACTGCTCCTGATGGCCGTTCTCCTCGTGTCCCTCACGGGGGCGAGGCCAGTCAAGGCCGAGGAGACGCTGACAGTTTACTCCTACGACAGCATTGAACCCTGGATGAAGGAGATAATTCCAATATTTGAGAAGGAGTACGGGGTCAAGGTTCAGCTCGTGACCTTTGGAGATGCCGGAGAAGTCCTGAGCAAGCTTATAATCGAGAAGAACAACCCTCAGGCTGACGTCGTGGTTGGAATAGACAACAGCTACCTCCAGAAGGCCCTGCAGGCCGGCATTCTAATCCCATACAAGCCCGAAAACGCGAAGTACATACCGGAGTGGATTATCAAGGACTTTGATCCGACATTCCACCTGACCCCCTACGACTACGGAGCCATAGCGATAGTCTACAAGAAGGACGTCGTGAAGAACCCGCCGAAGACCTTTGAAGACCTGACCAAGCCAGAATGGAAGGGCAAGCTCATCGTCGAAAACCCCCTAACGAGCTCAACGGGAATGGCGTTCCTCCTCTGGACGATAGGAGTTTACGGCGACAGGTGGCCTTACTACTGGGAGAAGCTCAAGCAGAACGACGTGATAATTGTCAAAGGCTGGAGTGCCGGCTGGGAGATGTGGGACAAGAACCAGGCCCCTCTCTTTGTCAGCTATGCCACAGACCCGGCCTATGCCGCCTGTGAGGAGAACAGCACAAACATCGGCGCGGTTTTCCTCAACAATACTGCCTACGTCCAGATTGAGGGGGCCGGAATCGTCAAGGGAACCAAGCACCCCAAGCTCGCCCAGGAGTTCATAAACTTCCTGATAAGCAAGGAAGCTCAGGAGAAGCTCCCAACCACTCAGTGGATGTATCCCGTCAATAAGGAAGTAAAGCCCCCGGCATGCTTTAACTATGCCCTCAATGTCAGTTCGGCGAAGGTCATCTCAATACCTGCTGAAGAGCTTGCCAAGAACACCGACAAGTGGCTCAAAGAATGGAGGGAACTGATGGTCGAGGGCAAAAAGCCCGAGGAAATATCGCCAACCCAAACAAGTTCCCCAAGCACTACCACAACCACTACCGGCAAGGGCATCTGCGGTCCGGGTTTAATAGTGGGACTGGCAATAGTTCCCCTCATTCTCAGGAGGAGGTAA
- a CDS encoding TIGR00288 family NYN domain-containing protein, which translates to MKETLIKVLKREKEEHEETHEKSIGLIIDGPNILRKELGIKLEDIIEALERIGRIRVAKVVLNQYAPQGLIEAVVNQGLEPVIVAGDTDVRIAIEAMELIYNSDVDVIALATRDADFLPIIQEAKRKGKETIVIGTEPGFSVALQNAADYVIKMVGKRE; encoded by the coding sequence GTGAAGGAGACGCTAATCAAGGTTCTGAAGCGTGAGAAAGAAGAACATGAGGAAACTCATGAGAAGAGCATCGGCCTCATAATTGACGGCCCGAACATCCTCCGAAAGGAGCTCGGCATAAAGCTTGAGGACATCATTGAGGCACTCGAACGAATCGGCCGAATAAGGGTTGCGAAGGTCGTGCTCAATCAGTACGCACCGCAGGGGCTCATAGAGGCAGTCGTTAACCAGGGGCTTGAACCTGTAATCGTTGCCGGCGATACCGATGTGAGAATAGCCATCGAGGCGATGGAGCTGATTTACAACTCAGACGTTGATGTTATAGCGTTGGCCACGCGCGACGCCGATTTCCTGCCCATAATCCAGGAGGCCAAGAGAAAGGGTAAGGAAACGATAGTCATAGGGACGGAACCCGGCTTTTCTGTGGCGTTGCAGAACGCGGCTGACTACGTCATCAAGATGGTGGGCAAGAGGGAGTAA
- a CDS encoding TIGR00288 family NYN domain-containing protein, translated as MPGGSWEKIISMTKDGIKSIGMIKRKSKRGKRIALLIDGPNILRKEFGIKLEDIVEALEHLGDVRVAKVVLNQYAPQGLIEAVSNQGFEAIVVSGETGVKLAVEAMREIYNPNIDVIAIATRNAEFLPVILKAKEKGKETIVIGIEPGFSVALKHAADYTIILRPKSEWREEE; from the coding sequence ATGCCAGGGGGAAGCTGGGAGAAGATAATCTCGATGACAAAGGACGGAATCAAAAGCATAGGCATGATTAAGCGAAAGTCCAAGCGCGGGAAAAGGATTGCACTTCTCATAGATGGTCCGAATATTCTTCGAAAGGAATTTGGGATAAAACTCGAGGACATCGTTGAAGCACTTGAGCACCTTGGAGACGTGAGGGTCGCTAAGGTTGTACTTAACCAATACGCGCCCCAGGGCCTAATCGAGGCCGTTTCAAATCAGGGGTTTGAGGCCATCGTCGTTTCTGGTGAGACGGGCGTCAAGCTCGCCGTAGAGGCCATGCGCGAGATTTACAATCCAAACATAGACGTTATAGCCATAGCAACCAGAAACGCGGAGTTCCTTCCGGTCATCCTCAAGGCAAAGGAAAAGGGGAAGGAAACGATAGTCATAGGAATCGAGCCGGGCTTCTCCGTTGCACTGAAGCACGCCGCGGATTACACCATAATCCTCCGACCAAAGAGCGAGTGGAGGGAAGAGGAGTGA